A section of the Thermostichus vulcanus str. 'Rupite' genome encodes:
- a CDS encoding photosystem II manganese-stabilizing polypeptide, whose protein sequence is MRYRPLLAILLALCLSVFAFPAEAAKAPLTYDQIRNTGKAAICPSVSDSSRGRIEIPSGGSLKLTDVCFQPVQIEVEEEKRNGEKEFIKAKNILISAATLGPIKAEVTPKNGGLQLKVVDGITFQPTTGQMPRRELVPLLFSVKDLVATAQGSAIDPSTDFEGEFLVPGYHSSSFLDPRGRGSNTGYDTAVGLQAAKDEFATNRKVDEVSEGKMSLRIARVDPSTGEMAGSFVSIQPSSTEQGAMEPHTVRIQGLFYARLAEDA, encoded by the coding sequence ATGCGGTATCGTCCACTGCTCGCCATTTTGTTGGCGCTTTGTTTGAGCGTCTTCGCCTTTCCGGCTGAGGCTGCCAAGGCTCCACTGACCTATGACCAGATCCGCAACACCGGTAAGGCGGCTATTTGTCCTTCGGTCTCCGACAGTTCTAGAGGGCGCATCGAAATACCCAGTGGGGGATCCTTGAAGCTAACCGACGTTTGCTTCCAGCCGGTGCAAATTGAGGTGGAAGAGGAAAAGCGCAACGGCGAGAAAGAGTTTATCAAAGCCAAAAACATTCTCATCTCCGCCGCCACCTTGGGGCCCATCAAGGCAGAAGTGACCCCCAAAAATGGGGGCTTGCAGCTCAAGGTGGTGGATGGGATCACCTTTCAACCGACAACCGGCCAAATGCCTCGCCGCGAACTGGTGCCGCTGCTGTTTAGTGTGAAAGATTTGGTGGCCACAGCCCAGGGCTCTGCCATCGACCCCTCCACGGATTTTGAAGGGGAGTTCTTGGTACCCGGTTACCACAGTAGCTCTTTCCTGGATCCGCGGGGACGGGGCTCCAACACCGGCTACGACACGGCTGTAGGGTTGCAGGCCGCCAAGGATGAATTTGCCACCAACCGCAAGGTGGATGAAGTCTCGGAGGGGAAAATGTCCCTGCGCATTGCCCGTGTGGATCCCAGCACTGGAGAAATGGCGGGATCCTTTGTTAGCATTCAGCCCTCTAGCACGGAGCAGGGGGCGATGGAACCCCACACGGTTCGCATTCAGGGCCTGTTTTATGCCCGCTTGGCAGAAGATGCCTAA